The following coding sequences lie in one Oncorhynchus kisutch isolate 150728-3 linkage group LG3, Okis_V2, whole genome shotgun sequence genomic window:
- the nacc2l gene encoding nucleus accumbens-associated protein 2: MSQLLHVEIPNFGSSVLESLNEQRLQGQYCDVAVMVNGQSFKAHRAVLAASSLYFRDLFSGSSQGMFELPSSVTPSCFQQILSFCYTGRLTMAASEQLVLMYTAGYLQIQNIVERRMNLMLKANSPHCDSQTATTEDLGFEPSSPNYNHPALLPGDTLMATCRIKQERCESPMSEEHTAKGLKGYATRSSAQCYMRAGGSGIVPGVQSYPMASGERSSPGASSLPATDSPTSHPNEEEFEEEFYGSSNTNGVYGQNYGHPTNSYSMQDKLDVLSLPLATERRCVLIGRDTMALPPSLISQIGYRCHPTLYTEGDPGEKVELVGGSGVYMTRGQLMNCHLCAGIKHKVLLRRLLATFFDRNTLANSCGTGIRSSTNDPSRKPLDNRVLNTVKLYCQNFAPNFKESEMNVIAADMCTNARRVRKRWLPKIQSMLPETKESSRSSCKGQSRACASSQTSVLSSALPFEMDFRHLTSSYLTLEQQLYAESRKETLLPHLQFVGTTRSEEGASAAELAESETEHGPEQGGRGAQAGQGTERLSECLERAAEVPSLSTQGKAGAGGSPSSKHTGQQEEKLLEDDQ, from the exons ATGTCCCAGCTCCTGCATGTGGAGATCCCCAACTTTGGCAGCTCTGTGCTGGAGAGTCTGAACGAGCAGCGCCTGCAGGGCCAGTACTGTGATGTGGCCGTCATGGTCAACGGCCAGTCCTTTAAGGCCCACCGTGCCGTGCTGGCCGCCAGCAGCCTCTACTTCAGAGACCTGTTCAGCGGCAGCTCTCAGGGCATGTTTGAACTACCCTCCTCGGTCACCCCGTCCTGCTTCCAGCAGATCCTCTCCTTCTGCTACACAGGCAGGTTGACCATGGCTGCCAGCGAACAGCTCGTGCTCATGTACACGGCCGGCTACCTCCAGATCCAGAACATTGTGGAGCGCAGGATGAATCTCATGCTAAAGGCCAACTCTCCACACTGCGATTCCCAGACGGCCACCACCGAGGATCTGGGCTTCGAACCGTCAAGCCCCAACTACAACCATCCGGCCCTGTTGCCAGGCGACACACTAATGGCCACTTGTAGGATTAAGCAGGAAAGATGTGAGTCCCCAATGAGTGAGGAGCACACAGCTAAGGGCCTCAAGGGCTACGCCACGAGGAGCAGTGCGCAATGTTACATGAGGGCAGGAGGGAGTGGTATTGTACCCGGAGTACAGTCGTACCCTATGGCCTCTGGGGAGCGCTCTAGCCCAGGGGCCTCCAGCCTCCCAGCCACTGACAGCCCCACTTCCCACCCCAACGAGGAGGAGTTTGAAGAGGAGTTCTACGGCAGCAGCAATACAAACGGGGTTTATGGGCAGAATTATGGGCACCCAACCAACTCCTACAGCA TGCAGGATAAGTTGGACGTGTTGTCCCTACCTCTGGCCACTGAGAGGCGCTGTGTGCTGATCGGCAGGGACACGATGGCGCTGCCACCCAGTCTCATCAGCCAGATTGGCTACCGCTGCCACCCCACCCTGTACACAGAAGGGGATCCCGGGGAGAAGGTGGAGCTGGTGGGAG GTTCTGGTGTATATATGACTCGTGGCCAATTGATGAACTGTCATTTGTGTGCCGGCATTAAGCACAAAGTGCTGCTGCGTCGGCTGCTCGCCACCTTCTTTGACAG AAACACACTGGCCAATAGCTGTGGAACTGGAATTCGCTCCTCCACCAATGATCCCAGCCGAAAACCGTTGGACAACCGAGTCCTAAACACTGTCAAAC TCTACTGCCAGAACTTTGCACCTAATTTCAAAGAGAGTGAGATGAACGTGATTGCAGCCGACATGTGCACAAACGCCCGGCGTGTGCGAAAGCGCTGGCTGCCCAAGATCCAGTCCATGCTCCCGGAGACCAAGGAGAGCAGCAGAAGCTCCTGCAAGGGGCAGTCCAGGGCCTGTGCGTCATCCCAGACAAGTGTGCTGTCGTCGGCCTTGCCCTTTGAAATGGACTTCAGACACCTGACGTCGTCCTACCTGACCCTAGAACAACAGCTCTACGCCGAGAGCCGCAAAGAGACTCTCCTACCTCACCTGCAGTTTGTGGGAACCACCAGGTCAGAGGAGGGGGCTTCAGCAGCAGAGCTGGCTGAGTCCGAGACAGAGCATGGGCCTGAGCAAGGAGGACGAGGAGCCCAGGCGGGCCAAGGAACTGAACGCCTCTCTGAGTGCTTGGAGAGAGCAGCTGAGGTCCCCTCCCTCAGCACACAGGGTAAGGCTGGGGCCGGGGGCTCCCCCTCCTCCAAACACACaggacagcaggaggagaagTTGCTAGAAGATGACCAGTGA